A region of Geotoga petraea DNA encodes the following proteins:
- a CDS encoding methyl-accepting chemotaxis protein: MKKNRIKWWNKFSNKLTFLFIIITLVPALFIVAFFAISINDRTEEIEKNLNNTIAEMQEKYQKDLKEYNSNIQEDINEYNIYLQSEVEKIEEQISNELQTSYINSFDNSMETLKSVFENFLEDRKSTIEKAGKLISRTQEIVSISESKKVGLMDRFNLLKPFVESQYYSGMQLWMVDPSSTTPSNLIEFDEREEVVQKKSEFYLPGYSDIKDLNTMELNKEIFLEYLRNQQNNYPRVLTRTINGEPYFVGFFPVMGKTNTGTIQSFLVVLDKFDYQKLIDLTKLLDANVALYSKNKEVLYANMPEDQLNLTNDKLNDQNITENIMGKQMRSYYSSTELFDGLYVQISKPFENIDTSFEIPLKTDFDLAKLEMQDIEYDVELGLNEIVKNILIVLTIMIVLIGFFAYFFGKSFGRRVIEVNNVLENISKGNLKNDIKNNKSKDEFDIMMNKLRETSNSLKDMIKNLINDSDKIVETSSNVSEKAKDLDNTKQKLENMISFVGDIERTIENLNTNISGYLDRLRSSSNEVDKGANNIQKISEDSVSIAKEGDKEVQNINKVSNSLREFIMSTEEKLDNFLKEFQNINSYIDSILDISKQTNLLALNASIEASRAGEAGKGFAVVADEIRKLSTETAQTASGIADEMDKSFGRLDDLKNRVKSTVDEIEILKNTISNFEKGFSNLKSSSYSLKDFANNLKQTVSQENDVIESFRKDMQDVDKLTQNTKKQVNSLNNDLKKETEVINSLLEQVDAMNQISDDLNQEIKKFEI; the protein is encoded by the coding sequence ATGAAGAAAAATAGAATAAAATGGTGGAATAAGTTCAGCAATAAGCTGACATTTTTGTTTATTATCATAACTCTTGTACCTGCTTTATTTATAGTTGCTTTTTTTGCAATTTCTATAAATGACAGAACTGAAGAAATAGAAAAAAATTTAAACAACACAATAGCAGAAATGCAGGAAAAGTATCAAAAAGATTTGAAAGAATACAATTCGAACATTCAAGAAGATATTAATGAATACAATATATATCTTCAAAGTGAAGTAGAAAAAATCGAAGAACAGATATCCAATGAATTACAAACGAGTTATATAAACTCTTTTGATAATTCAATGGAAACTCTAAAAAGTGTCTTTGAAAATTTTTTAGAAGATAGAAAATCCACTATTGAGAAAGCAGGAAAACTCATATCACGAACACAGGAAATAGTTTCCATCAGTGAATCTAAAAAAGTTGGATTAATGGATAGGTTCAACCTTTTAAAACCATTTGTAGAATCTCAATATTATTCAGGTATGCAGCTTTGGATGGTTGATCCTTCAAGTACTACACCTTCAAATTTAATCGAATTTGACGAAAGAGAAGAGGTTGTACAGAAAAAATCAGAATTTTATCTACCAGGTTATTCAGATATAAAAGACTTAAATACTATGGAACTAAATAAGGAAATATTTTTGGAATATCTAAGAAATCAACAAAACAACTATCCAAGAGTACTGACAAGAACAATCAATGGGGAACCATATTTTGTTGGCTTTTTTCCTGTTATGGGAAAAACGAACACAGGGACTATACAGTCATTTTTAGTTGTACTGGACAAGTTTGATTATCAAAAACTGATAGATTTGACAAAGCTATTAGACGCTAATGTAGCCCTTTATTCTAAAAACAAAGAAGTTCTCTATGCCAATATGCCAGAAGATCAACTGAATTTGACGAATGATAAATTAAATGATCAAAATATTACTGAAAATATAATGGGTAAGCAGATGAGGAGCTATTATTCGAGTACAGAACTTTTCGATGGGTTATATGTTCAAATATCAAAGCCTTTTGAAAATATAGACACCTCATTTGAAATCCCTTTAAAAACAGATTTTGATTTAGCCAAGTTGGAGATGCAAGATATAGAGTACGACGTTGAATTAGGTCTAAACGAAATTGTAAAGAATATATTAATAGTTCTTACGATAATGATTGTTTTAATCGGATTTTTCGCATACTTTTTTGGAAAAAGTTTTGGTAGGAGAGTTATTGAAGTTAACAACGTTTTAGAAAATATATCTAAAGGAAACTTAAAAAACGATATAAAAAATAACAAATCAAAAGATGAATTTGATATAATGATGAACAAATTAAGAGAAACATCAAATTCTTTGAAAGACATGATAAAAAATCTAATCAATGACTCAGATAAAATAGTTGAAACTTCTTCAAATGTTTCAGAAAAAGCAAAAGACTTGGACAATACCAAGCAAAAATTGGAAAACATGATAAGCTTTGTTGGAGATATTGAAAGAACTATAGAAAATCTAAATACCAACATTTCAGGATATTTGGATAGATTAAGAAGCTCTTCTAACGAAGTTGATAAAGGGGCAAACAATATACAGAAGATATCAGAAGATTCTGTTTCAATAGCGAAAGAAGGAGACAAAGAAGTTCAAAATATCAACAAGGTATCAAACAGTTTAAGAGAATTTATTATGAGTACAGAAGAAAAACTTGATAATTTCTTAAAAGAATTCCAAAATATAAATTCATATATAGACAGTATTTTGGATATTTCAAAGCAGACTAACCTATTGGCGTTAAACGCCTCTATAGAAGCATCACGTGCTGGAGAAGCTGGAAAAGGTTTTGCTGTAGTTGCAGATGAAATAAGAAAATTATCCACAGAAACAGCTCAAACAGCAAGCGGAATAGCAGATGAAATGGATAAATCTTTCGGAAGGTTAGATGATCTTAAAAATAGGGTAAAATCAACTGTAGACGAAATAGAAATTTTAAAGAATACTATTTCAAATTTTGAAAAGGGATTTTCAAATCTAAAATCGAGTTCTTATTCTTTAAAAGACTTTGCAAACAATCTAAAGCAAACAGTTTCTCAAGAAAATGATGTAATAGAATCCTTCAGAAAAGATATGCAAGATGTTGACAAATTAACTCAAAACACTAAAAAACAAGTTAACTCGTTGAACAACGATTTGAAAAAAGAAACAGAGGTCATAAATTCTTTATTAGAACAAGTAGATGCCATGAACCAAATTTCGGACGATCTTAACCAAGAAATAAAAAAATTTGAGATATAA
- the rny gene encoding ribonuclease Y, which yields MRMIINIIIAVIVAIIGLFVGLFLGNSKFIGSLKNKKELLEKDIEYAKKEAKEIKEKANEEAKSLRKKEIVEAREEIHKMRKEFDKEIKQQKDEAKALEDRLIRREENLDRKEENLDRTKEKIEKEKIEIENMKKEAQNKLNEIANLTEEEARQIIMNEVKEKYEVDIAQKFKEIKENYEEDAKKYSKWVITTAIQRYASDVTSEITTSTVVLPADDMKGRIIGREGRNIRTFEKLTGTDLIIDDTPEIVVLSCFNPLRREIAKRTLEQLVADGRIHPARIEEMYDKTKTEVEEYIKDAGKEAIMRVGIKQPHPEIVKLLGRLKFRTSYGQDVLEHSIEVAQFAGLMASELGLNVELAKRAALFHDLGKAIDHEVEGSHALVGGQIAKRYNERLEVINGMQYHHNEVDPMTPEAVLVGAADALSAARPGARRETLENYVRRIEQLEDIAKSFRYVDKAYAIQAGRELRIIVQPDKIDDAIAEKLSQDISIQIEEKMQYPGVIKVTVIREKRSVSYAS from the coding sequence ATGCGGATGATTATTAATATAATAATCGCTGTAATCGTTGCTATTATTGGACTATTTGTTGGTTTATTTTTAGGAAATTCAAAATTTATTGGAAGCTTAAAAAATAAAAAAGAATTACTAGAAAAAGACATCGAATATGCTAAAAAAGAAGCAAAAGAAATAAAAGAAAAAGCAAATGAAGAAGCAAAAAGTTTGAGAAAAAAAGAAATAGTAGAAGCCAGAGAAGAAATACATAAAATGAGAAAAGAGTTTGATAAAGAAATCAAACAACAAAAAGATGAGGCAAAAGCTTTAGAAGATAGATTAATCAGAAGAGAAGAAAACTTGGATAGAAAAGAAGAAAACTTGGATAGGACTAAAGAAAAAATAGAAAAAGAAAAAATAGAAATTGAAAATATGAAAAAAGAAGCTCAAAATAAACTAAATGAAATTGCAAATCTAACTGAAGAAGAAGCAAGACAAATCATAATGAATGAAGTTAAAGAAAAGTACGAAGTAGACATCGCTCAAAAATTCAAAGAAATAAAAGAAAATTACGAAGAGGATGCTAAAAAATATTCTAAATGGGTTATAACTACTGCTATTCAAAGATATGCATCTGATGTAACTTCTGAAATCACAACTTCTACTGTTGTTTTACCCGCTGATGACATGAAAGGTAGAATTATTGGTAGAGAAGGTAGAAACATTAGAACTTTCGAAAAACTAACTGGGACTGATTTAATTATAGACGATACACCAGAAATAGTAGTTCTCTCATGTTTTAATCCTTTGAGAAGAGAAATAGCTAAACGAACACTTGAACAATTAGTTGCAGATGGAAGAATTCATCCAGCAAGAATAGAAGAAATGTACGATAAAACAAAAACAGAAGTAGAAGAATACATTAAAGATGCTGGTAAAGAAGCAATTATGAGAGTTGGAATTAAACAACCTCATCCAGAAATTGTCAAACTTTTAGGTAGACTAAAATTCAGAACAAGTTATGGTCAAGACGTATTGGAACATTCAATTGAGGTTGCACAATTTGCTGGCCTTATGGCTTCTGAATTGGGATTAAATGTGGAACTCGCTAAAAGAGCTGCTTTATTCCACGACCTTGGAAAAGCCATTGATCACGAAGTTGAAGGCTCTCACGCTCTCGTTGGTGGACAAATTGCTAAGAGATACAACGAAAGATTAGAAGTTATAAACGGTATGCAATATCATCATAACGAAGTTGATCCTATGACTCCTGAAGCCGTTCTTGTTGGTGCTGCAGATGCTTTATCTGCTGCAAGGCCAGGTGCAAGAAGAGAAACTCTTGAAAACTATGTAAGAAGAATAGAACAATTAGAAGACATTGCAAAATCGTTCAGATATGTTGATAAAGCATATGCAATTCAAGCTGGAAGAGAACTCAGAATCATCGTTCAACCAGATAAAATAGACGATGCAATTGCAGAAAAACTGTCTCAAGATATATCAATTCAAATAGAAGAAAAAATGCAGTACCCTGGTGTAATAAAAGTTACTGTAATAAGAGAAAAAAGAAGCGTTTCTTACGCAAGCTAA
- a CDS encoding regulatory protein RecX, which yields MKKNDPDSLADAENSAAHLIKYRMRAEKELRHRLRDKGYNDKIIDELIIKLKKIGIIDDHKFAYLYMYDKVTLNKKGVIAVSNDLLKLGVEKYIVDETAQKIKNEVNMYDIAKEQAEKYLSTNNDFLKLRKYLFRRGFDTEIIEYVIKDLGGDADDY from the coding sequence ATGAAGAAAAATGATCCTGATTCTTTAGCTGATGCCGAAAATTCTGCTGCCCATTTGATAAAATATAGAATGAGAGCAGAAAAAGAGTTACGACACAGGCTCCGTGATAAGGGGTATAATGATAAAATTATAGATGAGCTAATTATAAAATTAAAAAAAATAGGTATAATAGATGATCATAAATTCGCTTATTTATATATGTACGACAAGGTAACATTGAATAAGAAAGGTGTTATTGCAGTTTCTAACGATTTATTAAAGCTCGGAGTTGAAAAATATATAGTAGATGAAACGGCCCAAAAAATAAAAAATGAAGTAAATATGTACGATATCGCAAAAGAACAAGCAGAAAAATATTTATCGACTAATAATGATTTTCTTAAACTTAGAAAATATTTATTTAGAAGAGGATTTGACACAGAAATAATAGAGTACGTTATTAAAGATTTAGGAGGTGATGCGGATGATTATTAA
- the recA gene encoding recombinase RecA: protein MAKKKTDNNNNGKDQLLEKLVKELEKNHGKGSVMLMGKGNENNHVASIPSGVLSLDNALGIGGLPRGRIVEIYGNESSGKTTLTLQALAEVQKHNGVAAFVDAEHALDIEYAEKLGVDIDKLIVSQPDYGEQALEIVDSLVRSNMVDMVVLDSVAALVPKSEIDGAMGDSHVGLQARLMSQALRKLAGSVSKSKTIVVFINQVRMKIGVMYGNPETTTGGVALKFYSSVRIEVRRGSQIREGKDAIGNETKLKVVKNKVAPPFKEAQVDMIYGKGIAKENDIFNLAVEEGLIQRKGAWFSYVNEDEEEVSLGQGKINSLDYLKEHPELLDYFEYQIRKKKDLYIPEDLEKSIKEMKKNEKKALKEETQDKEETQDESDEEK, encoded by the coding sequence ATGGCTAAGAAGAAAACCGATAATAATAATAACGGAAAAGACCAATTACTAGAAAAATTAGTCAAAGAATTAGAAAAAAATCACGGTAAAGGTTCAGTTATGCTAATGGGAAAAGGCAATGAAAATAACCACGTTGCATCAATTCCAAGCGGTGTACTTTCTCTTGATAATGCCTTGGGAATTGGTGGCTTACCGAGAGGAAGAATTGTTGAAATTTATGGTAATGAAAGCTCAGGTAAAACAACTTTAACTCTACAAGCTTTGGCAGAAGTTCAAAAGCACAATGGTGTAGCAGCTTTTGTCGATGCAGAACATGCTTTAGATATTGAATATGCTGAGAAGCTTGGTGTAGATATTGACAAGTTAATTGTTTCTCAACCAGATTATGGTGAACAAGCTTTAGAAATAGTGGATTCTTTAGTTAGATCGAACATGGTTGATATGGTCGTTCTTGACTCTGTAGCTGCATTAGTACCAAAATCAGAAATTGATGGGGCTATGGGAGATTCCCATGTTGGCTTACAAGCGAGACTTATGTCTCAGGCCCTAAGAAAATTAGCTGGAAGTGTAAGCAAATCAAAAACAATAGTTGTTTTCATCAACCAAGTAAGGATGAAAATTGGTGTAATGTATGGTAACCCAGAAACAACCACTGGTGGGGTTGCTTTAAAATTTTATTCAAGTGTAAGAATTGAAGTAAGAAGAGGAAGTCAAATAAGAGAAGGTAAAGACGCTATAGGTAACGAAACTAAATTAAAGGTTGTTAAAAACAAAGTTGCACCTCCTTTTAAAGAAGCTCAAGTAGATATGATTTATGGAAAAGGTATTGCAAAGGAAAATGATATCTTTAATTTAGCTGTAGAGGAAGGATTGATCCAGAGAAAAGGGGCTTGGTTCTCTTATGTAAATGAAGACGAAGAAGAAGTAAGCTTGGGGCAAGGTAAAATAAATTCTTTGGATTATTTAAAAGAACATCCAGAACTTCTTGATTATTTTGAATACCAAATAAGGAAGAAGAAAGATTTATATATTCCAGAAGATTTAGAAAAATCCATAAAAGAAATGAAAAAAAATGAAAAAAAGGCATTAAAGGAAGAAACTCAGGACAAAGAAGAAACTCAGGATGAATCTGATGAAGAAAAATGA
- the thpR gene encoding RNA 2',3'-cyclic phosphodiesterase → MRKQEKIHHNQRKTIRTFVAIEPGENLKMLLTDTIEKLKRMGFKGNWTKPENIHLTLFFLGNLNMHKIVDIAYKMGERISGFPSFVYDVEKLGYFAQGDNLKTLWFGVHGGKTLEGIYSEVKKSIIFNSIDVSKETFVPHITVGRIKKYPDHWKALLGSIDFEKIEVPVDSVGLYSSTLTKKGPIYKKMYTIDFEGGVIING, encoded by the coding sequence ATGAGAAAACAAGAAAAAATACATCACAATCAAAGAAAAACAATCAGAACTTTTGTAGCTATAGAACCTGGTGAAAATTTAAAAATGCTACTTACAGATACTATAGAGAAATTAAAGAGAATGGGTTTTAAAGGTAACTGGACTAAACCAGAAAATATACATTTAACTTTGTTCTTTCTCGGAAATTTGAATATGCATAAAATCGTAGATATTGCGTATAAAATGGGAGAAAGAATTTCTGGATTCCCATCTTTTGTTTATGATGTTGAAAAATTAGGTTATTTCGCACAAGGTGACAATTTAAAAACTTTGTGGTTTGGTGTTCACGGTGGAAAAACTTTGGAAGGTATTTATTCTGAAGTTAAAAAATCTATCATATTTAATTCTATCGATGTTTCTAAAGAAACCTTTGTTCCCCACATTACAGTGGGACGTATTAAAAAATATCCTGATCATTGGAAAGCTTTATTAGGATCTATAGACTTTGAAAAAATAGAGGTTCCTGTAGATTCTGTAGGACTTTACTCATCTACATTGACTAAAAAAGGTCCTATTTACAAAAAAATGTACACGATCGATTTTGAGGGAGGCGTAATAATTAATGGCTAA
- the pgsA gene encoding CDP-diacylglycerol--glycerol-3-phosphate 3-phosphatidyltransferase has protein sequence MNVPNAVSILRIIMTVPVYILTVMGPDYKIAALILFAIAALSDLFDGWYARKFNQITNLGKFLDQISDKILINAVFIALLGAGIIPGWFVAIIVSRDTFVSGIRMFLASKNVVVAADNFGKLKTFLQIVSILYAYLFVNEPVLISLLIFTAVVSVVSGINYFTKNKHYIL, from the coding sequence ATGAATGTACCAAATGCTGTATCAATTTTAAGAATCATAATGACGGTACCGGTTTACATATTGACGGTTATGGGACCGGATTATAAGATAGCAGCTTTGATATTGTTTGCAATCGCTGCTTTAAGCGACCTTTTCGACGGTTGGTATGCAAGAAAATTTAATCAAATCACCAATCTGGGAAAATTCCTCGATCAAATTTCAGATAAAATTCTCATAAATGCAGTTTTTATAGCTTTATTAGGTGCTGGGATTATTCCTGGCTGGTTTGTAGCTATAATAGTATCAAGAGATACATTTGTAAGTGGTATAAGAATGTTTTTGGCAAGCAAAAATGTTGTCGTCGCAGCTGATAATTTTGGAAAACTAAAAACTTTTCTACAAATTGTTTCAATCCTCTATGCTTATTTGTTTGTGAACGAACCAGTATTAATTTCATTGCTGATATTTACAGCTGTAGTTAGCGTTGTTTCTGGGATAAATTATTTTACAAAAAACAAGCATTACATATTATAA
- the rimO gene encoding 30S ribosomal protein S12 methylthiotransferase RimO: protein MEKFHIVRLGCPKNDADMDIFRGIMENKGYIYSEDPKSADTIFIDTCGFIESAKKESIDTIFDYNSLKEENPDLKIIPIGCLIERYYDDFKEELKEVDGLYGVIPPAVIANNFEKGNYYLQLETPYDTYNCDFRHVPDTNYAYIKIADGCNRNCNFCSIPYFKGKPASREIEDIVNEAKFLVDNGIKEIILVSQDNTLYGADLYRKQSLPELLNKINQIEGDFWVRVMYLHPDFINDEIINAIHNNEKVLNYFDIPVQNGSDNVLKLMGRVRMKDKIKEIVKKAKANGSAVRTTILLGFPGETDQDFKETMDFIDEIEFDRLGVFSFSPEEGTPAFDFDYEVDEGTKDQRVDALLELQKAISEDIMEKYIGKTLDVLVEEYSDGVYVGRSFLDAPEIDGNVFFKTDKKIELGSFVKVKITNSLDYDLEGELL from the coding sequence ATGGAAAAATTTCACATTGTAAGACTTGGATGCCCTAAAAATGACGCTGACATGGATATTTTTAGAGGTATTATGGAAAATAAAGGTTATATATATTCTGAAGATCCAAAAAGTGCAGACACTATTTTTATAGATACCTGTGGGTTTATTGAATCTGCAAAAAAAGAATCTATCGATACAATATTTGACTATAATTCTTTAAAAGAAGAAAATCCAGATTTAAAGATAATACCCATAGGGTGTTTAATAGAGAGATATTATGACGATTTTAAAGAAGAACTAAAAGAAGTAGATGGGTTGTATGGAGTAATCCCGCCTGCTGTTATAGCAAATAATTTTGAAAAAGGAAATTACTATTTACAGTTGGAAACTCCTTATGATACTTATAACTGTGATTTTAGACATGTCCCTGATACAAATTATGCTTATATAAAAATCGCTGATGGATGTAACAGAAATTGTAATTTCTGTTCTATCCCTTATTTCAAAGGTAAACCTGCAAGTAGAGAAATAGAAGACATAGTAAACGAAGCTAAATTTCTCGTGGATAACGGAATAAAGGAAATTATCTTAGTCTCACAGGACAACACTCTTTACGGTGCAGATTTATACAGAAAACAGTCTTTGCCAGAGTTGTTGAACAAGATAAATCAAATAGAAGGTGATTTCTGGGTAAGGGTTATGTACTTACACCCAGATTTTATAAATGACGAGATAATAAACGCAATTCACAACAATGAAAAAGTGTTAAACTATTTTGATATTCCTGTCCAAAATGGTTCTGATAATGTTTTAAAACTAATGGGTAGAGTTAGAATGAAAGACAAAATAAAAGAAATTGTAAAAAAAGCCAAGGCAAATGGTTCTGCTGTTAGAACTACTATTTTACTTGGTTTCCCTGGTGAAACAGACCAGGATTTCAAAGAAACTATGGATTTCATAGACGAAATCGAATTTGATAGATTAGGTGTGTTTTCATTTTCCCCTGAAGAAGGGACTCCCGCTTTCGATTTTGATTATGAAGTTGATGAAGGAACAAAAGATCAAAGGGTTGATGCTTTACTTGAGCTTCAAAAGGCTATTTCAGAAGATATAATGGAAAAATATATTGGTAAAACTTTAGACGTTTTAGTTGAAGAATATTCAGATGGTGTCTACGTTGGTAGATCGTTTTTAGACGCACCTGAAATAGATGGAAATGTATTTTTCAAGACAGATAAAAAGATTGAATTAGGTTCTTTTGTAAAAGTAAAGATAACGAACTCTCTTGACTACGATTTGGAAGGAGAATTATTATGA
- the polA gene encoding DNA polymerase I produces MSDLYLIDGSGIAYRAFFAIGNWMQNSEGVPTNATFGVARMLYKLIKDYVKKGSDSVVFVMDKKTTTYRNELLETYKANRPKAPDEFVQQLPYIIEIVEHMGIKTLGLENYEADDVIATMATERSKDFDNVYIITSDKDMMQLVKDNVYILRPEKGTSDIVKYDREQVHKKMGVYPEQINDLLALMGDSADNIPGVKGIGIKTAQKLLKEYDTLENVYEHLEEVKGAAKKKLINDKDNAFMSQKLVRLMYDAPLDFEDSEMKYNGPKDSLIEYLKELDFSSLIKDMELEDEKDDEDDQDYSKKVEYKLLKPEELDKFIKNTLNKAEKVAFDLETNSLDPIKADIYGVAMATKAFEGFYLDVSKLDKDKKDKTVKKLLDALKDKKIIGQNLKYDISVLKSNGYEMEEIYFDTMIGAYLLNPDSRKFNMDDLAKKYLNYETIKYDDLIGTKLFASDIRDLDQKDVVKYAGEDADITFRLYKKLSKELEKKEMVNVLHDIEMPIVPILSEMENNGVYFDKDALKKLEDEFQKKIDKVYEEMVDMADYEFNPNSPKQVGELLYDRLGLKGKKKTKSGSYSTDAESLEFLRDKNPIVEKLLEYRKYQKLQSTYVQAIPKLINDKTGRIHTSFNQTGTATGRLSSSEPNLQNIPIRDEEGERIRRTVSAQKDGWTLISADYSQIELRVLAHLTKDETLLKAYKENKDIHAITASQIFGVDLDDVTTEMRRTGKMVNFSLVYGASPYGLSQKLNISFKEAKQFIDRYFKLYKKVEENQENAIKLAKEKGYVETLYGRKRFVKNIRTGSHDIKRIAINTPIQGTAADIMKFAMIKVYKNLPVYAKMILQIHDEIVLEIPEDKTEEIKKILIENMENAVELDVPLKADVSVGKYWSK; encoded by the coding sequence ATGTCAGATTTATATCTCATAGATGGCTCTGGGATTGCTTATAGGGCGTTTTTTGCTATAGGAAATTGGATGCAAAATTCTGAAGGTGTTCCAACAAACGCCACTTTTGGTGTTGCAAGAATGCTTTATAAACTTATAAAAGATTATGTAAAAAAAGGCAGTGATTCTGTCGTCTTTGTTATGGACAAAAAAACTACCACATATAGAAACGAACTTTTGGAGACATATAAGGCAAATAGGCCAAAAGCTCCAGATGAATTTGTTCAACAATTACCTTATATAATTGAAATTGTTGAACATATGGGTATTAAAACTCTTGGACTTGAGAATTACGAGGCAGATGATGTTATAGCCACTATGGCTACTGAAAGAAGCAAAGATTTTGATAATGTTTATATTATCACTTCTGACAAAGATATGATGCAACTTGTAAAAGATAATGTTTATATTTTGAGGCCTGAAAAGGGTACAAGTGATATTGTTAAATACGATAGAGAACAAGTTCATAAAAAAATGGGAGTTTATCCAGAACAGATTAACGATTTATTGGCTCTTATGGGAGATTCTGCAGATAATATACCAGGAGTTAAAGGGATTGGAATTAAAACTGCTCAAAAATTGTTGAAAGAATACGATACTCTTGAAAATGTTTATGAACATTTAGAGGAAGTTAAAGGTGCTGCGAAGAAAAAGCTCATCAACGACAAAGATAATGCCTTTATGAGTCAAAAACTTGTTAGGCTTATGTATGACGCTCCTTTGGATTTTGAAGATAGCGAGATGAAGTACAATGGCCCTAAAGATTCTCTTATTGAATACTTAAAAGAACTTGATTTTTCTTCTCTTATAAAAGACATGGAACTCGAAGATGAAAAAGATGATGAAGACGACCAAGATTATTCAAAAAAAGTAGAGTACAAACTTTTAAAACCTGAAGAGCTTGATAAATTCATCAAAAATACCCTTAACAAAGCAGAGAAAGTAGCTTTTGACTTAGAAACAAATTCTTTAGATCCTATAAAGGCAGATATTTACGGTGTCGCCATGGCAACAAAAGCTTTTGAAGGTTTTTATTTAGATGTATCGAAGTTAGATAAAGATAAAAAAGATAAAACTGTTAAAAAATTATTGGATGCTTTGAAAGATAAGAAAATTATAGGCCAAAATTTAAAATACGATATCTCTGTTTTGAAGAGTAATGGATATGAAATGGAAGAAATTTATTTTGATACAATGATCGGTGCTTATCTTCTCAACCCAGATTCAAGAAAGTTTAACATGGATGATCTGGCCAAAAAATATTTGAATTATGAAACGATAAAATATGATGATTTAATTGGAACAAAACTCTTTGCTTCGGATATACGGGATTTAGACCAAAAAGATGTAGTTAAATACGCCGGGGAAGATGCAGACATTACGTTTAGACTGTATAAAAAATTATCAAAAGAGTTAGAGAAAAAAGAGATGGTCAATGTTCTACATGACATAGAAATGCCTATAGTTCCTATTCTCTCTGAAATGGAGAATAATGGAGTTTATTTTGACAAAGATGCATTAAAAAAACTCGAAGATGAATTCCAAAAAAAGATAGACAAAGTTTATGAAGAAATGGTCGATATGGCGGATTACGAATTCAACCCTAATTCTCCAAAACAAGTTGGTGAACTTTTGTATGACAGACTTGGGCTTAAAGGCAAGAAAAAAACAAAGAGTGGAAGCTATTCTACAGATGCCGAATCTCTGGAATTTCTAAGGGATAAAAACCCAATAGTAGAAAAATTACTCGAATATAGAAAATATCAAAAATTACAATCTACATACGTACAGGCAATTCCAAAATTGATTAACGATAAGACCGGAAGAATTCATACTTCTTTCAATCAAACGGGAACAGCTACAGGAAGACTATCCAGTTCTGAGCCAAACCTTCAAAATATACCTATAAGAGATGAAGAAGGGGAAAGAATCAGAAGAACTGTAAGTGCCCAAAAAGATGGTTGGACTTTGATATCTGCTGATTATTCGCAAATAGAACTAAGAGTACTGGCTCATTTAACAAAAGACGAAACACTTTTAAAAGCATACAAAGAAAACAAAGATATTCACGCCATAACTGCATCCCAAATATTTGGTGTTGATTTGGATGATGTTACAACAGAGATGAGAAGAACAGGAAAAATGGTTAATTTTAGCCTTGTTTATGGAGCTTCTCCATATGGGTTATCACAAAAGTTGAATATTTCCTTTAAAGAAGCCAAACAATTTATAGATAGATATTTTAAATTATACAAAAAAGTAGAAGAAAACCAAGAAAATGCCATTAAATTAGCGAAAGAAAAAGGGTATGTTGAAACTCTTTACGGTAGAAAAAGATTTGTAAAAAATATCCGAACTGGTAGTCACGATATCAAAAGAATAGCTATAAACACTCCAATACAGGGAACAGCTGCTGACATAATGAAATTTGCGATGATAAAAGTTTATAAAAATCTACCTGTTTATGCAAAAATGATTTTACAAATTCACGATGAAATCGTTCTTGAAATACCAGAAGATAAAACAGAGGAAATCAAAAAAATCCTTATAGAAAATATGGAAAATGCTGTTGAATTGGACGTACCTTTAAAAGCAGATGTTTCTGTGGGAAAATACTGGAGTAAATGA